From the Echeneis naucrates chromosome 7, fEcheNa1.1, whole genome shotgun sequence genome, the window ATCCTTTATTTCAGTAGAGTCAGTGCATGTTGGGCTGCGACAAAAGACTCCACATGAGATTACTGGAGGCAGAGAGGATTATCTAGGTCAGACCTGATGCAGTGTGCTGCCTCTTTAAAAAGACACATTGGGATCCCCCACTGAGGTTATTTGCAATTAAATTTCTACTTTGTTATGTCTTCTCCGTGGTGAATAGCAATTTGTGGTGTCTCAGTTGTGTGTAACTCATCAAGACAATCAGAGGGATTTCTCCATTCACGCTGAAATAACAACGTGCATGCAATTGATTGAAtatgaatacacacaaaagcGACACAAAGGGCCATTAAATCAGGTTGACAAAGTCACAAAATGGTTAGTGTGAGGCCAGTGGTCGGGCATTGGTATCTAAGCTGATTTAGATGAGTTGTGTGAGAAGAGGATTAGGTGCAGCACAGGAATGCACTGAACtacattgttaaaaaaataaaaataaaaaaacacaacaaccttATTTCTAATAATTTAACACGATTAACGGATCTATTGGACACAATATAGAACAGAATACaccaaaataagaaaaagctTTGGTTGGAGACACGTCAAAGAAGCGACCTATGTCACCCTCCACtgcctgttttcattttattctcctAAACACAGATCGGATCGtttgaaaaagcagcagtgtgAAAAGGTGTGAGAGTGATGTCGCACTTACCATGATGGCTTGTCGGTATTATGCAATGTAATGAGACAAGACTTGAGGAGCGCTTGCGTCTGAGATGCGCGGCGGCTGAATCTGGTCTGGTGACGCACGGCGCGCTCTGCCTCCTCAGGAAAACAGGTGAAGtgtgcaaaaacagaaaaatctaataaacaaaagaaatccgATCCATTGTGACACATGTGCACGTTAAATCCCCACAGACAAATCAATTTACAAATACTTCctatcaaaacacaaaactatcaGCTTCTCTCATTATTTGGACTCAATGTTATGACATTTAATTGTAAGATGgcacattaattattttttttaatggtgccGTCCAAAACTTTAGTTTAATAGTCACtatctgatttatttacttgtttatttttggcagCACGCTATAATACAAACactcagctaaaaaaaacactgtcctggttgatttgtttatttattaggATATTTTAGGaataatgcccccccccccccccccccccctataAGATATACATTCACACACGGTTTTaatttggaataaaaacaagagTAAAAGCAACAACCCAAAAGCCAACAAGATCGTCACataagttaaaataaatgcGCAAATGCGCAAGCGCAATTGTTGTTCCGCCTCGTGACTGAATACGACACCGGAAGTCGCGAGTTTAAAGGGAAGCGCTTAAAGTAGCAGCTGAGTTCCTCCGCAGTCAGCCAACATGATTCCGCTGTGGAGGCGCCTGAACGCAGCGTTCTCGGCTGCAGGGCTCCGTCGGACGGCTCCGTTTCTCTGCAGGGACGAGCTGCTTTTGCGCGCCGCTTCCTCCAGGAAGTGCTCGGGGAGGCGCTTCAACGTGCCCCCCAGCGCGGAGTTCGTGGCTCGGGTGTCGGGGATCCCCACCATGGCCAAGCTGCCGCACCAGGAGACGGCGGACGGGCTCGACGCGGCGTTTGTCGGCGTCCCGATAGACACCGGCACCTCCAACCGACCCGGAGCCAGGTGCTGTCACCCACCGCCCACCGTTTGCAGCACGACGTCACCTTCAGCAGCATTTAGCCATTCACTTCAAGTTTTTAAAGCTAAACGAGCTGCAGAGTCATATTCTCCACTTTTCCTTTAAGGTCACCTGATCATGTGTGAGCACAAGCACTTAAATATTAACCAGCTGGTGAGAGGAGTTTTCCTGCATTGATTTATAACCcaaaatgtgtcatttcagTGTTATTCAATGTTCTGATATCTGTTACGAGAATGTTTTCATGCTAAAGCTAATTTTACAGGCTATCAACAACATTTTATAAACTAaccatgtgttgttgttgttgtgtgttttttttttttttttttttttttttgtttgtttgtttgtgtaacctGAAATCCAGCCATTTGCTCCAGCTGGAGagtataaatataaactaaTGTATTACTATTCAAAAGCATGAAATGAAGCACATCTTCATGCAGGTTCGGGCCTCGTCAGATCAGAGTGGAGTCTGCCCTGCTGAGGGCCTACAACAGCGGCACCAGGGCAGCGCCTTACGAGTCCCTGATGGTGGCTGACATTGGGGACGTCAACGTGAACGTGTACGACCTAAAGGACACGTGCAAGCGCATCAGAGAGGCCTACAGGAAGATCCTGGCCACTGGATGTATCCCTCTGACGATGGGTGAGAGCACGGCTGTGTGCTTTTAGATGCATCATCAAGATAGCCCAGTTTCaccagagtaaaaaaaaaaaaaaaaaaagtagataaCTTTATTGTGTCTGTGCAATTATTAGCCACTCAAACAGCATGTTCGGCCAAAGGTCGGCTGTTAAGGAAGTTTTGGTGTCTGCAGGTGGTGATCATACAATCGCTTATCCGATCCTGCAAGCTGTTGCTGAGAAGTAAGTAAATCGTGCGTCTGTTTAGAAGAAGCTTCCCTCCTGTTTCCACAGTGAAGGGCTGAAAAAATGTAGATAAGCACCAACTACTGATACTATTTTCACTACAAATTATTTCTGAATGAATGTAGTCAGAACTTAAAATAATAGTtattaaaaagtcaaaaatattattattattttttttttttttgcaaaacagaccaaaaccaaaatgtatttcacgcaaaattattaaaaaataaataaaatgttcacgTTTAAGAAGCTGGATGTAAATTTTTGTGAATATTCTTTTAATTGAAACAATTAATTGATCATGAAAATATTAGAATTATTTCAGTTCTAAAACACTAAATCACGGCACAATGGTGGTGGACTCATTCCTGAACATCGGCCCAGACTAGAAACTCGCGtccaaacacaaattcatacactGTGTGTTCACTCTTGTCTTTTGTGCGATGTTTTTCTCAGGCACGGACCGGTGGGCCTGGTCCACGTGGATGCACACGCTGACACCAGCGACGTGGTCTTGGGGGAGAAGATCGGACACGGGACTCCATTCAGGCGCTGCGTGGAGGAAGGACTGCTGGACTGTAAGAGAGTGGTCCAGATCGGCCTGCGAGGCTCCGGCTACTCTCCAGATTCATATGAATGGAGCCGAGCTCAGGTACTTTTATTGTACGATACGTAACGTAGGAGGCATCTGACAAGTTTGGCACGTCTGACAAATAAacgtgaggaggaggagtagaaACCAATGGCACCGCTCGGCTCAACTCACACTCTGACACTGAACTCTTGTGCATCAAATATCCCAATTTTGCTCTTCACAGCGAGACATGAGAATCATGAGGAACCCTGACTTTTACGACATTCAAGGACAAGAACAGCtattatttggcatttttgatgtacttgatttaaaaaaaataaaataaaaattaaaaaaaaatcagcatttgGTCAAACGATCACTGTAATTGCTGGTGGTCAgacatcattttatttgttttgcaggGTTTCCGTGTGGTCCAAGTGGAAGAGTGTTGGTTCAAATCTCTCGTGCCACTGATGGCTGAGGTCAGAGCCCAGATGGGCAGCGGTGCAGTTTACCTCAGTTTTGACATCGACGCCCTCGACCCGGGCTTTGCCCCCGGAACAGGCACACCGGAGATAGCGGGCCTTACGCCCATCCAGGTAAACGCGATGCAACACACTTAAATCCTTCAAAATGATCCtctgtgatttataaaaaaaaaaaaagggggggggggtgagggggtgacacacactgatgacacACTTGTCACGTTGTGCAAAATATCAGCAAAGGACTTCGAGCAGAAGTGAGCAAAATGATATACAGGaaaatttttttaagtttgtagTTCACAATATGAATATGAACACATTTTTACCATCTTGTTGCTAAATCAGGGAGTTGAAATTATCCGTGGCTGTCGTGGTCTGAATCTTGTCGGATGTGATCTGGTGGAAGTGTCTCCTCCCTATGACACCACAGGTACATGACAGGTTTCATTTCtcatcaaaatataaatatacatatttgtACAACGCCCATTTAACGCGTTTCTTTTTCTCACCAGGGAACACTGCACTGACTGCGGCAAATCTTCTCTTTGAAATGTTGTGCGTCCTCCCAAAGATTAAATATTACTGATCAGAAAATGCTTAAAGGACCTCACTAttgagttcatggtctcagtctcaaGATTCAAATCCTCTTCAATACAAgtgtgttaatgtttttgttttttttaaatttattgtCATCCTATTTTGAGGAAAACAATTGGGGTAGAATACAAAACGGGTCAGCTCCAGTTTgtagacaaaaaataaaataaacaggtAACGGAGCACAGATGAGCTGACCTGGAAGATCACACGGGTGCCTTGagtgtttttaatcttttgtgCTCGGTTTGCTTCAGCTGAGTGAATTCCCTCCATCATTTCACCTCTGAGGAGTTCATTTCtttgatttagaaaaaaaaaaagaaagaaatactcAGTTGTAAGAACTTGCACATGATTGACTGCAATCAAAAGATTAAATACTTAAAATTGAACTTGGCAGCTTCTCTTGCTCATTACTGCATGTTTAGAATAATCATAGAATACATACAAACTTACCTCCAGGCTCTTACACACAGTGAAGTATAACTTTGTCAGACGTAACTTGCTCTTGTCACAACTTCTTATCCCAAGTGATCCACAGGACACGTTCTCTAAAGGAAAAATGTACATCACAGGAAATCCGCAACTACAAagtctttagaaaaaaaaaaaaaaaacatcaactgtgATGTGGCTGTGGTGGAAAAATTCAAAGTATTGCTTCAGTTTAGCTCATTATTGTGCTGCATTTCGCACAACGCTTGTcagattgtttttaaaagagaggaaatgcagCAACGTAGAAAAAGGTGAgtgtatttaattaaataccAGCGCTGGTTGAATTGGAGTCGGAGCATTGATACAGCGGTGAGGTGAGAGTGCTTTCTGGATCTGCAGTTGGTGATATGACCGATTGATAGGactcatcaaaacaaatgtgtagaggtcaaaggtcatactTGTTGCTTAAATGTCAAGCACACTGGGAAAACCTTCAGTACGGAGGATTTTTATATGCAGTTTTCTGCTCAGTGTCTCCGCTCTCTTTGTTCCTTCAGCGCTGGAatcattttgatgttttattcagtctttttttttttttttaataaatgtgcctgtgtgggtttcctcttgATACTCCGGCTTCCTCCTGCACTCCAAAGAAACCCGGGACCGGCTCCGGGGCCCTCCCACTCAACCTCGCACTGATAAGGGCTGTAGATGGAAGCTGGTTCTCTTCGACACAAGCAAAAACTTTCATTTctgattcacatttattttatgggTTTTGCAAAAGATTGGTTTGATTTACAACTGCAGATTTAGGAACAGTTTGAACGTCACGTTGAGTTTTGTACTTCAAACGTGCTTTAGTGGATTTTAGAAGACTAAAATGTCCTCGTTCGAGCTGCAGTGGaaagtaattttatttcattattttttataagGATACCAGAATAGTCAGGCAGCCACACTTTGACAAGCTATGTTTGTTCATGATTGAACCAAATGATTTGTAAAGTAGTGTTCACATATAAAAGTCCTGCCTCTCTgctaaataaacaataaatcatATATTTTCTTAACAAGGAACAAATCCGTCAAACCTGCATATGtcctaaaataataaataaataataaagctaTTCAGATATTTTCAGTAATTAGTTTTCCATCAGAGGAACAAAACAACTCCTGCCCCAATTATTCCACCAAGAAAAGCACTGTTTGTGTGATTTACTGTCAGTATACATTTTGCCAAGTGTGgtttcttcttattttcttgATCTTGAAcacattttgctgctttttttttccacagcacatTACACCAAGCCCATAAGTCAACACACAATGTGAATATTCAGGAAGCCACCATTTTCTAAGTTATGAACTTCACAACAGCATAAACACAGCGACTGTTTGTGCCACTTCTCTATTCCAATTTAAGTTTAGTTTGAACCACATTTATGAtttatctccttttcttcctttatcAGGGAATGAAGATTCAGAGTGCTCCTTTTTTGCTGAGGAAGTGTCGACACTGAATCAAGGATTAAAGAGTCTGAGGTAagactttttttggggggctaCATACAATTATTGCAATCATGAGAGCAATAAAAGGTTATTTCCAAAAGTTGTTGCATAGTTGAATATTTTATCAGATATGTTGGTGAGACGCAGTCTCTTTCCTGGTGCCTCGTGGAGGAAATGGCAATAATCGATGACTGAACAGATCTTTGAATGAAACAGTGAATTAGTTTTGGACCTCTAAAGGAAAAGTGTGCACGCTGCCTGTCAATGCGATGACACTATTCAACACGTACTCAGCTCATCTCCTcctggtgtgttgtgtgttttttgttttgacagcacgtgtgtgtgtgtgtttttgttcatgatGGCTGCAGATCAGAGCTATAGATAGTCTTGACTGGCTTTGTCTTCCTAACGCTTGTTTTGACTATGTGGCTCAGTGTCTTGGAGAGTCTGGCTCCTGTTGCTGAGATGTTCTCGACCTTatgcatgaagaaaaaaaaaaaaaaggcttccaTTGGCTTGTCGACAATGTTTAGCACTTTCATGCCTCTGCGCTGCCAACAGTTGTCCGTCCCATTCTCCTGAACACAATAATGTGATACACTTCAGGGATTTCATTCGAATTTGACCCCAACGTTTAGTCGGACTCACGATTGAACCCGTGAATGTGAAATCACAGGAGTTTAACACAAATGTCCAGCAGGGTAAAATGATAATCCGAATGGTCAAACATTAACTtcaccatgacatcatcattttctGCAAAAACACTTCTGGCTGTTATTATACAACAGTGTAACTCAGGAAGGGGAGATTGTGGCCACGTTTCCTGCGATTCGGTTGAGGCAGTGATTCTAGTTATTGTATTCATTGACACATCTAATTCTTGACTTTGCTTATTTCCAGGTCAGTAATGAAGTCTGCCAGAAAAAGTGCCAAGCTGAAACCCGGTTCCTTTCACGTCCACCGGGAAACTTTCAGCTCCAGTTGTGCTCATTTGCACTttgaaaaaatctgtttcagCAGATtgtaaatgaactttttttatAATAGGGGCTATCTcgaaaaaggaaatatttagCTATGATGTAAAAATTGGTGAAATTGATGCAGGGAAAGATGTGATCCGCATATCaagtaaagaaaaggaaaataaaaaaaaaaggagggggggttCCTCTTTTCCAGTTCAAATTCATGTGTCCCGCTGAGAGTGGAAGCAACTGCCCTTTGATTCTTTATCACagctgttttctgcagctgtacAGTCCATCTCCatttggcacacacacacacacacacactgaactttGCTCAAAtgtcatacacaaaaacagcCCATCTGAGAGGGCGTCATTTGATATCGTCGCCCCTGAACCTCACAGCCTTCATCTAATAACATGTACAGATTCCACGGTGTGAGccggacaacaacaacaacaacaacaaaaaaaggcagatttgACATGAGCTTGAAGAGTGATCCCAAACTTTGTGCCGCAGCCTGATAAAGTTTTCTCTCAGCAGTGACATGAAAGCCTTAAATAAGCCTGAAGCTAACTTCTGGATTTGGTTATTTGCTCTGGCACTTTATTCACCTCTCCATATCTGCATAAATCTTAATTCCCCAGCTGCGTCTTGAGTCTCCCTGGAAGTGAGAGAGGGGAAAATTGAACATGAGACTTAGATTTGAGGTC encodes:
- the agmat gene encoding guanidino acid hydrolase, mitochondrial codes for the protein MIPLWRRLNAAFSAAGLRRTAPFLCRDELLLRAASSRKCSGRRFNVPPSAEFVARVSGIPTMAKLPHQETADGLDAAFVGVPIDTGTSNRPGARFGPRQIRVESALLRAYNSGTRAAPYESLMVADIGDVNVNVYDLKDTCKRIREAYRKILATGCIPLTMGGDHTIAYPILQAVAEKHGPVGLVHVDAHADTSDVVLGEKIGHGTPFRRCVEEGLLDCKRVVQIGLRGSGYSPDSYEWSRAQGFRVVQVEECWFKSLVPLMAEVRAQMGSGAVYLSFDIDALDPGFAPGTGTPEIAGLTPIQGVEIIRGCRGLNLVGCDLVEVSPPYDTTGNTALTAANLLFEMLCVLPKIKYY